The following are encoded in a window of Spea bombifrons isolate aSpeBom1 chromosome 2, aSpeBom1.2.pri, whole genome shotgun sequence genomic DNA:
- the UBE2T gene encoding ubiquitin-conjugating enzyme E2 T isoform X2, whose protein sequence is MQRLSRLKRELQLLNAEPPPGIMCWQHNSNMNDLRALVGSPGSPYEGGIFTLEILIPERYPFEPPKIHFLTPIYHPNIDTAGRICLDILKLPPKGAWRPALNISTVLTSIQLLMSEPNPDDPLMADISSEFKYNKAAFLSNARRWTEKHAAGKSQIMEEENTEEMVTTAAGTSQKRKCEEILGDQDKRLK, encoded by the exons ATGCAGCGCCTTTCACGTTTAAAGCGGGAATTACAGCTTCTAAATGCTGAACCACCTCCTGGAATTATGTGCTGGCAGCACAACAGCAACATGAATGATCTGCGAGCAC TTGTTGGCAGTCCTGGTTCTCCATATGAAGGGGGCATCTTCACCCTGGAGATCCTGATTCCAGAGAG atatcCTTTTGAACCCCCAAAAattcattttctaactccaattTACCATCCTAATATAGATACGGCAGGGAGGATATGTCTGGATATTCTCAAGTTGCCACCcaag GGTGCGTGGAGACCAGCTCTCAACATATCTACTGTACTCACCTCTATCCAGCTTTTAATGAGTGAACCAAATCCAGATGACCCTCTAATGGCAGACATT TCATCTgaatttaaatataacaaagCTGCATTTCTTTCCAATGCACGGAGATGGACAGAGAAGCATGCTGCAGGTAAATCACAG ATTATGGAAGAGGAAAATACAGAAGAAATGGTAACCACTGCTGCAGGCACTTCACAGAAAAGAAAGTGTGAAGAAATTCTTggagaccaagataaacgtCTCAAGTGA
- the UBE2T gene encoding ubiquitin-conjugating enzyme E2 T isoform X1: MQRLSRLKRELQLLNAEPPPGIMCWQHNSNMNDLRAQVVGSPGSPYEGGIFTLEILIPERYPFEPPKIHFLTPIYHPNIDTAGRICLDILKLPPKGAWRPALNISTVLTSIQLLMSEPNPDDPLMADISSEFKYNKAAFLSNARRWTEKHAAGKSQIMEEENTEEMVTTAAGTSQKRKCEEILGDQDKRLK; the protein is encoded by the exons ATGCAGCGCCTTTCACGTTTAAAGCGGGAATTACAGCTTCTAAATGCTGAACCACCTCCTGGAATTATGTGCTGGCAGCACAACAGCAACATGAATGATCTGCGAGCAC AAGTTGTTGGCAGTCCTGGTTCTCCATATGAAGGGGGCATCTTCACCCTGGAGATCCTGATTCCAGAGAG atatcCTTTTGAACCCCCAAAAattcattttctaactccaattTACCATCCTAATATAGATACGGCAGGGAGGATATGTCTGGATATTCTCAAGTTGCCACCcaag GGTGCGTGGAGACCAGCTCTCAACATATCTACTGTACTCACCTCTATCCAGCTTTTAATGAGTGAACCAAATCCAGATGACCCTCTAATGGCAGACATT TCATCTgaatttaaatataacaaagCTGCATTTCTTTCCAATGCACGGAGATGGACAGAGAAGCATGCTGCAGGTAAATCACAG ATTATGGAAGAGGAAAATACAGAAGAAATGGTAACCACTGCTGCAGGCACTTCACAGAAAAGAAAGTGTGAAGAAATTCTTggagaccaagataaacgtCTCAAGTGA